The Solanum pennellii chromosome 4, SPENNV200 genomic interval GATTTGATGTGACAAACTTTTTGTATTACTAATTCATGTTCATattaattatcacaattgattGTTGGGGGTTTGAATGTTATTACGtaaaaggattaaaaatatccctattatattaaaaatgatttaaatttttctttcttttgaatcGCAATTGCTCATTAACGTTGACTTTGGTTAGGAACATGTTATCTCAGGATTAATTAATCTggaataacttattttattatatatatggaataatttattttatcactaTGATATAAATGTTGGGATGAGTTATTCCAAACATGacattaaatttttatccaTAAAGTTTGGTGTCGTAACTACAATTTcgatcaaagttaaaatatttttcagacccttttccccccttttttttttttgatatgttCTATGCTTATATTAAAGCtgattaaatttgaaatcttaTATTGCAAAGCTTATTTTTTGAGCGATACTTAcaacaaaatcttttttatttttaaaaattcaaatacgAAACTTCTGATTTAGAGCGAAGAAGTAAAAATCGACAANNNNNNNNNNNNNNNNNNNNNNNNNNNNNNNNNNNNNNNNNNNNNNNNNNNNNNNNNNNNNNNNNNNNNNNNNNNNNGAACGTGGTTGCAGCAAAATATAGTCATATTGACGTGAAACGCATGAAGATCTACTAATTTTTCTTAAGATTTGACGTagtcatgaattttttttttgaaaaataatatttaggaaaattattttgacataaaattattaaatttttttggaatttgaaaaACTCTAAAAAGgctatttgtataatttttactcaaaatcattcataaaaattagaaaatagcTTCAATTTCAGAACATCATTTTCAACTTCTATTCaaacattgttttttttttctttcgaatttcatattttttatatatatcaaaatgttCATTTAAAACTGACGTATATTTATAGGCAAATATATTTTAGTTCAATTGCAAATTTCTTTCTTagaatttcacaatttttatgttaaaatgctcatttaaaataatgacGTATATATATCGGCGAATATGATTTACAAATTTTATGTCCAAACTCCATAGGCCAACTTAAAACAATGTAAATATCAGTGAAACTATAGTTTGACTTATAAATTATGTAGAACTCAATAAATTTAGCTCAAATTCTATATtcatgtttattaattaatttatgtaatatatataaataatttattcagaACTCgtacatttaaaattattatatttttctaaatgtgagatgaaaatgaaaacataatGCTTAACCTTAAAGCTGACAGCCATATAGTTCGTGTTTGCAACTTTGTACACGAGTCCAACTTTGTGACTTTtgtcaaattaatttataattaaaattctcaaaataaaataaatgataatttatttatttttttcaaaataaatatgagtccacatcatattcataaggTCACACTCTTATGAAtatgattaaatgaaaaaatagtcaTTTTAACCCTAAGGATCGcttgatatgaaaaaattaaaaataattaagcgtttggccataaattttcaaataatcttggcaaatattatttaagtgaaaatttgggtgaaatttcaccatgtgtttggtCATATgatttgggaaatatatttcacctttttagaaaaatatgatttatacccataagttttaaaaactattaaaactagctataagtttgtattacaagtcaatgggatgttcgttacaacaataaaaaatagtttCCATCACACTAGAGCAATGTGGTAATTTGGAGCGAGCGCAACAAGTATCATTCCATACATTGTGAAGTAGACGAAGCACATGATTTTATtaccttgagttaatttttcatcattttcatcaacaatcatatcattatttaatattcagtaaatatttcatcactattttggtgttcacgtacaaaaattatataatacaacACAAACAATTACTATAGAggatgtttttgtaaaagataaaagtttggggtaaaattttaattcaaaagatctcaaataatgagattttgcccaaatactaaaaaaaactagtatttagaaatttaggatatttgccaaataatgacaaattgtatggacaaacattatttgtcaaatttttccccaaatattatttgggaaaTCTATGGTCAAACGGGTccatatataatgtattttaaaggtaaatatatgtgcccacatagacacattattatttatatttatgtaaaaatattttttatgtacaCCTCGACACATATGTACTTcgaaatacattattaaattgtattgaaataaaaaattattttcaaaacttaatataataaaacaatTTCGATCAACATCCAAATATATTTCAAACCTTATCcgctttaaatatatatatatatatatataaatctacTTGTCAATAGATGGactttgttttaatattttatagtgaagtgatatatatttttgctcAATAAAGAGACATGTAATTATTAAAGAGTTAAAAATAAGAGCAAAAGTCGTAGCTACTCACttctctaaattttttaatttttattatagtttgttttttaatagtattcttcaaatttttatattaacagCGTCGTACACTATTGaaagaattataaaatattttatgaacaaAGTTTGTACATTcctgataaaaaaaaaattcactgaattttttactgaaaaatgttgaatttctaatttttgtttgaatcaatgaaaaggaaaaagaaaaaagtaatttttcttATGAGATAAAAATTAGGAAGTTTTCAACTACTTCATTGAGTATATATTGTTTTCGCTAATATTTCAGTGAATAGTTATTAcgtaacaaattaaattataacgtTTGGaaataactttgaaaaataagttgattttttatttattttttgtgcttAATATGTAagctattaaaaaaaatattattctagtTGAGATGTGTAGAAAAGGATCGAGTTGTGGGAAGCAGACGATCCGATTTaaactaaatttaaaaaactttagtttgtaatttttataaagaagattaaaaatacaaaataagataaagggaaatatttttttttaaagaaaaaaatgtttttcaagaaaatcaaaaaccagaaaatattattataaaaatgtttAGTGTATAGTAAGGCATTCAAAGAAAACATTATTTGGTAAACTAAAGTAACCTCATAAATATctaactaataaaatatgtaGCAAAATTACAAAATAGAGTGGCAAACATGCACcttctttatcttctattttttaaaaaaataaaataaatatattatataaaatagtgTTTTATCCAAATTTTGACTTTGAGATTCATCTTTACCTAATCATTGATTGAGTGTAGTACACAAATATagaattgatgaatttttaagtTTAGATTTGGACCCATAAGTAGgaacaaaacaaaatttgtataatGAAATTAACAGAAAATTAAATGATTCAACATAAGAATATTAACTTGTAGGCCCTcaagtttttgtttttatttttcatttatttctttattttatgttatttaatttttgttttgtcttGGAATTTTCTTCCtaattgatgaaaaaaaaaagtggaattGTCAAATAACTTGAACTTAATTAGCCATGATGTAGGAAGAATTTGCATACGTTTGATCTTACTCCTATAATTAACATGAGATTTAGGGTGTTTGATTATGTTTGGATTTTTTATTAAAGTGTTCATCTTTTTGTAAATATTAAGAGTCATTTGTATAACGATCTTTCGCCTTAATATTTTTcgtaatttctaaaaataataattttacatgaatctgtatatttttaaaagcgtaagataacttttttttgttggtaTTATCGCTTCAATAATGGTTCTTAAAGGGTACAATCACTTCAATTATGAGGAGATaccacataaataaaataattaattttgttatcaataattcaataaagtctaaaaaataatataaattctataaagaatttgatcagaagaagaaaaagaaaataaaaaatggtgtGTGATAAAGGAAAAACTTAAgataggaaaaaatattttaaattaaattaatatgtgTCATTTAATAATTGTTGCGTGAACACacttatttcttaatttttttattatgtttcctTAATCGCTTTGTTTTAATAGAGTTTAGGTCTATATTCCTTCTTCATGAAgaaaaatgtcatattatctaaaTCGATATAAAATATGTAGTTGTATAAAGTCTAATTAAGACATTCAAAAAATGCCTCACTAATCATAATCGAGCATGTCTCATTCATCTTAATTGAGGATGTTACTAGACAAATaaaagtttatttgaaataaaagcACTAGTGTAAATATATACGAGTTCGGAGTCTAAATGgtataaaatgttaacaaaaattttaaaatggtatatgaatttttattttaaccaaaaggtcAAAATCGCTGAATGAGCAGCGATTTCTCTCgcaagaaaaaagtaaaatcgcaaCAGTAGCAGCGATttgcaaaatttgatttttttaaaagaaatcgTTGCCTTGACAGGaatttccaaaataattttttaataaatcgttACCTAAGCAACgatttctttaaattatttttaattatttatttgaaattaaaaaaaaaataagagcaaaTCGCTTCAGGACAGCGATTTGTCTccaaaaatttttattattatttttttagtcaatttttttttaaaaaaaatattattttaaaatttttaaaataaaattttaaattttttttagaaattttaattttaaaattttttactaaCTTATCcaaaataaagtttttaatgattttttaaaatatgtagtaatcaaaattttaaaaaaaaatttaaaaaaaattggagacaaCTCGCAGCGATTTGctcttaatttctctttttattttaatttcaaataaaaaaattaaagaaatcgctgcttaggcagcgatttaataaaaatttattttggaaatcacttttaaaaaaaaatttaaaaaattaaattttgcaaATCGCTACtattgcagcgattttgctttttccggcgAGCGAAATCGCTGCTCTTCtagcgattttgcccttttggttaaaataaaaattcatataccgttttgaaatttttgttaacattttatacCTTTAGGCTCCGAACTCAAATATATATTACCTCCCATTAAAGAATCGCGAAAATAAATGTAATGAgcgaaaaatcatttttctcaCCTTATTAATTATCAAGGACTATGTTGCCACAATTAGACCATACCCTAGCAAAAAAATAGAGTCGAAATTTCATAAGATCCTAATAACTATAGATCGAATCTATCCAATTTTCTAAATACCAAATACACCCCCAAATGTTGTTGATGTCAACGAACTTGCTCAACAAGACAAAATATAGAAACAAAAAAGGACATTATGTGAAATAAAAAGCCAATATAAAACAACATTAGTATCTTTTAGAAGCAACATGCAATTAACATAACAAAACTAAGACGTAAAAGCCaaattcattgtatattatatatatatatatgtgtatattgtGAAGATGATTTAAATTTGATTGATGTcactttattgttattattatggCTAAAGTAGAATAAAATTAGTTAGTAATGAACAACCAAAAAAAGACGGACATAATGATAAGTAAATCAATGATTTGTTTGATACGTAAGAAAATCTTTTCCACATATAAAAaagttgttatttatttttaatatatatctgATACgtatgtgatatatatatatatatatatatatctatattttctatgtatcaaacacatcataaagagaagaaaactcTAGTTTTAGatgtatttactttttttttagtgtaaaaaaattatataatagaGTCTTATATTGAGGTGATTGCAAGaacatatatctttcatatcaaatttgagataataattttaaaaatttcataataacatataataattcTTAATAGTTAGAAGATTCtctaatattaagaaaaataacttgtcaaaaaaaaaaaagaatctctcACCATGTAATTGTGAatataagaaaagaagaaaagtattgaaatttaaatttaataagttaTAAGAGATTTATAAATCActtttgattgataaattttaaaatttaattcttgTAATATCttgttaaatatattaattttcaagtaattaaaatatattctcttaatttttttgcttATGATAATTCTCgatatattgttattatatgtaATAAGCTTCCAAAGGTTTAAATATAACATATCCTTTTGTatataaaaagatcaaaatacaCCCCATTAATTAAATACATTGAATCATATAGTATAAAAGGTAAAAAGAAATATCACTCTCCTTCAAACGTATAAATAGCTAAAAAGTTTAATGGATAAAATACATATCTctattaagttaaaaaaatttactataaaATTCAATGTCTAATCTATCACAAAAATATCATGTACCTAACAAAGTTTTCTCACAATTCATTGATACATTAAAGTAGCtatcaatttttattgttttgaaaCTAGAAAAATCCatcacaaatattaaaatgttacattttttgtacacaatctaaaaagaaaaaatgtaccCCTAGGGAGTTGTTAAATTACTAGAAAATAATGTCAATATTATAAGCAGGATATTTGGTATATCACCTtagtaatttcaaattttagttgATAAGAACgaaaaaacttttattaaaaatatcaccTCCTAAAAATTAAGCTTATTCCCTTGATTATGatcgaaatttcagagataTACCTTAATTAAACTAAGTTTTTATTATccctgaattttttttaaaaaatatttatacaccTTTTGCCTTATTGGCACACTCCGTGATTCCACTCAATTGAGGCGCATGGGAGATGTTTGGATGccacataaataaaaaaggtgcacaaaattacaaaaaaatggATTTAGAGTAATAGAACCTTGGTTTTGTTAaagtgtgtctctaaaatttcgatcatagtctagtagaatatttgttcattttttcgATCTCGATATAAATAATGAACCCGAGGTGGGAAATAGGTTAGAAATTGAcatgaaattttgaaagtttGTGCCACGTAAAACAAAAGGTGtacaaaaatttttaaaaagaaagttcaggggtaatagaaACTTAGTTAGTTAAGGCGTGTCTCTATGATTTTaatcataattcagaaaaatacttgtatattttttcGATCTCGATATAAATAATGAACCTGAGGTGAGAAATAGGTTAGAAATTGACATGAAATTtcgaaaatttttattaatatataatataaatatatgtaatacatacttcattttgaCTAAGCACTATTATCTTGACCAACTAGAAGTATAAATCAACACTTATTTCCTTTTAGAAAATTTGCCAACTACTCACCAAAAAAGACTTACAATTCCAaaaattttctatctttttttttcttcctaaaATACCCCTCTCCATGcctaaacttttttttcttcattttccataGCAAAAATGGAATTTGATagtccaaaaaaaaacaaaaaacacagAAAATCATATTTGCTGAGTTGTTTTGGATTTTCaattattgaaaaagaatttCTATCTGTTAATAAatcaatcaagaaaaaaaataagtcaaaattgttctctttttctaaaattttacggAAGAACTCGTCGGCGGCGAAAACTATTCCGGTGGACATTTCCGATAAGTTCGATAACCGGAGTAAAGAAATTCATGTGGTTAAGTCGGAGAAAGTTAAAACTCCGTCGATCGCCGGCGACGTGACTCAGGCGCCGGCGATTAAAAGTCAAAGTCAAACGAATATACATGAGAAGGATATAAAAAAGGTAAGTAGATATTAGTACTagtaaatttgataaaattctttttgttttcaatttaaGTTCGATATTTATTTTAGGCTCGATTAATCGAAATTTATAcctaaaaatcttattttcaaCAGAAAACATTGATAAACGATTTCATATCTAGAACTCAAACTATTCTACTATAACCTTTGAtgattatatatacatattatatattgatcatATTTTTGTGAGATTgtcaatttatttcttaatatttttttttatatttatttgatcaaaacttgtatttgttttaagaaattacttaataaatataaataatttttttcaaactcaAGAAACTATcgttttcaaaattcaaaactcttttaagacaaaagacttcttattcggatattaagaaaaaattcttttatttatagaGAAATTTTAAGTagaattttttacttttctttgaaaattctctttataatagacattcactatatattaatacaaattcaaaattgtgatctcacctttaattttttttatttacaaactaaaacttgaaatttctagttaatattaataaagCTTATCTATTCCAATACAATTTTTGATGATGTATTCTTTGTTATTTAACTAAATATCTAGAAGTACAAGAAACCATATTATAAAAAACGAAGAAAGGagttcaaaattatattatatcctTACATAAAGGGTTGTTTGGTAAGAAGGAGGTTATCCTATAGATTGAGATATTTTatgagattaattattttattattataaaaaaatcataaaaattaataattttgagaTTAACCAGTATCCTTAAATAAAtgtaagataaaataattttttatatatatatatatatttaaaattattatccaTTATCTTTCGTACCAAAAAATCAGGTAGAGTTGTTATTCATTATCTTTCGTACCAGCAAATCAAATagaattattatctattatcTTTCGTATCAACAAATCAGGTagaattattatctattatcTTTTGTATCaacaaaaacgaggtgaatGTAGGTAACCtactttatttaataaatttctatATTATACAAAGAAGGTGGtataaaagtataagaaattagATTTACTCCATCTATTGTTTCTAGGTAACACATTCATAATCTTTTTTCAAATCCATGTTTAgtaattagaagaaaaaaaattcttaagtgAAATATAGGAAATCTTTAATTTCTCACTCTTTTTGatagaatttatattatttgcATGTTTTCTCCTCTTCAATTTTAGTGctttatttggtttaaattattgaaaaatgaaaaactttaacactaattgattaattaattcgACGTTTATGATCATACTAGTCATTGATAGCTTGTGTTGCTTACGGGTCCAATAAAATTAATGTTgcatttataatttatttaatcgtAAATATAAACTATACTTAATTATAAAGCCTTGAAATTTAAATGTTACATTATGCTCCAATTTTCCCCATTTAAAGCCCtgaattatttcaaatatttttcattttatttgaatttatgaaattaaaattgtgTTTAGTCATACATCTTTTTTCCCTTCTTGTCCTCTATTTATCTTAAATGAATAATACACATAtttaacattattattttttacctttttttttcagaaaaaggACCATAAAACAAAGGACATGattcacaaaaaaaacaaaagtttgGATAAATTATTAGACAAGGTACGTGACAGTTCAACGTGTCAAGATAATTTTTCAAGAAGCATTACGATTTCTGGTTCACTTAATATGAACCACCTTATAAAAAATCCAACAAAAGATAAACACGAGATCAAATTATCCCACTCAAAATCTCTTCCACCACAAAAACAGAAGAATCCGGAGAAAAAAGTCAACGACGATAAAAAGTCACGTCAACGACGAGAAGACGTACTAAGTGATGACAATTTTGACTCAATTATGGGAATGTCTATTCTAATGGTGACCCTATTGATAATGTTGTTTTGGGGTAAGGCTTGTGCCATTGTTTGTACGTGTGCATGGTTTTATTTTCTCCCTCGATTTCGAACGAAAAATGAAGCGGTGATCGCCGGAAAAATTGACGGGGTCGCCGGAGACGTTGATCGGAACTCGGAGGAGTACAAGAAGAAGGTGGTGTTGGAAGGATTTTTGGAGAGAAATCATAGAAATGGTGTTGGATTTTTGTAGGTATTTTTTTCcaatgaattattaattttttttcttttttttttgggggggtcCATGTTGGGGGGGGGGCTATTTtctattcatttatttaaaaaaaacacttgtttttttcatttgtataaGAATTTTGTGTAGATTTTAGACATATATACTGAGCATACTATAGTTTCGCGCTGTATACAGATATAAAAAAGTTTATCctcaaattattataaatactttgaaTTATAcgaaattgttaaaaaaaaaggaaagaatatttaaatatgagaaattaagaaaatacgaaaaatattcagttttttttttctttttctaaccaTAATTACTACTATGTAATTTTCTCGCACTATATACTTTAGTTAAAAACTCGAACTAATTAAATGTAAGTTTAGCATTTAAATAAcctaaaaagatttttaaagcGTTATTAATGCACAATGAATAgatatatttaatgaattaattggTCGTACTTAACAATGTCATTAAAGCCGGCGGCCATCATTTACGAGcctttgatatttgactatACACCGTTCAGATTACGTTAAttcgattattttttttaaaaataaatatttaaaattataaaaaaagtactattaattgcattttttacatatcaatgtaataaaaatatacaaaatatttttaaaatttttgtaatttaattctaaaaaaggTAATATGACAATTAATTGTGCACGTATATGTGCATTTTTATGTTACAATTAATTGATtgcacaaattttatttattcatagcTATTGTTGTTCACGTCTAACATTATTAACCACTATCATCGCCGTTCattattcttaattattatgatttttgtcaCAATTATcgatagttttttttaaaaaa includes:
- the LOC107017140 gene encoding uncharacterized protein At5g23160, coding for MEFDSPKKNKKHRKSYLLSCFGFSIIEKEFLSVNKSIKKKNKSKLFSFSKILRKNSSAAKTIPVDISDKFDNRSKEIHVVKSEKVKTPSIAGDVTQAPAIKSQSQTNIHEKDIKKKKDHKTKDMIHKKNKSLDKLLDKVRDSSTCQDNFSRSITISGSLNMNHLIKNPTKDKHEIKLSHSKSLPPQKQKNPEKKVNDDKKSRQRREDVLSDDNFDSIMGMSILMVTLLIMLFWGKACAIVCTCAWFYFLPRFRTKNEAVIAGKIDGVAGDVDRNSEEYKKKVVLEGFLERNHRNGVGFL